In the Natrinema sp. CBA1119 genome, CGCCGCGGGCGTTCCGCCCCATCGCGCGGACCTCGTTCTCGTCGAAGCGGATCGTCATGCCGCCCTCGGTCGCGATGACGAGGTCCCGGGAGCCGTCCGTCACGTCGACGTCGACCAGTTCGTCGCCCTCCTCGAGGTCGGCCGCGATGATCCCCGTCGAGAGGATGTTGTCGAACTCCTCGCCGGCGGTGCGCTTGACGTAGCCGTGTCGGGTAACCATCGTCACGAACTCGTCGTCGCCGAAGGCGTCGGTGTCGACGATAGCCGTGATATCCTCGCCGGGATCGAGATCGAGGATGTTGATCGCCGACTTCCCGCGCGCGGTCCGGCCCATCTCCGGAATCTCGTAGGTCTTGAGCCGGTAGACTTCGCCCTGATTCGTAAAGCAGAGCAGGTAGTCGTGGGTGTTGGCCCGGAAGACCGTCGTGACGCGGTCGTCCTCCTTGACGTCCGCGCCGATGATCCCTTTGCCGCCCCGACCCTGGGGGTCGAAGCCGTCGATCGGCATCCGCTTGACGTAGTCGTCCTCCGTCATCACGACGAAGACCTCCTCCTCGGGGATGAGGTCCTCGTGGGTCACCGTCCCCTGATCCTCGACGATCGAGGTTCGGCGGTCGTCGGCGTACTCGTCTTTGATCTCACGGAGCTCGTCTTTGATGACGGCGAGCAACTCCGGTTCGCTCTCGAGGATCGCAGTCAGGCGCTCGATTTCGACCTGCACGTCCTCGTACTCGGCTTCGATCTCGGCGGCCTCCATCGAGGTGAGACTGCCGAGTTGCATCCGGACGATGTGGGTGGCCTGCTCCTCGGAGAAGTCGTAGGCATCCCGCAGCGCCGCTTTCGCGGCCGACCGGTCCTCGCTGTTCCGGATCAGTTCGACGACGTCCTCGGCGTTTTCGACGGCCGTCATCCGGCCCTCGAGGATGTGCGCTCGGTCCTCGGCCTCCTGGAGGTCGTACTCGCTGCGCCGCCGGACGACCTCGCGTCGGTGAGAGATGTACTCCGCCAAGGTCTCCTTGAGCGAGAGCACGCGGGGCTGGCCGTCGACCAGCGCGAGGTTGATGACGCCGAAGGTCCGCTCGAGGTGGTTCTCGAGCAGTTTGTTCTCGACGACCTCCGCGTTCGCGCCGCGTTTGAGTTCGACGACGACGCGGACGCCGTTGCGGTCGGACTCGTCGCGCAGGTCGGAGATGCCCTCGATCTCGCCCTCGTTGACGTCCTCGGCGATCCGCTCGACGAGGCGGGCCTTGTTGGCCTGGAAGGGGAGTTCGGTGATGACGATCCGCTCGCGGTCCGACTTCCACTCCTCGACTTCGAACTCGGCGCGGACCCGGAGTCGACCGCGACCGGTCTTGTAGGCCGAGTAGATGGCGTCCCGGCCGACGATGTTCGCGCCCGTCGGGAAGTCAGGTCCCTTGACGTGTGCCATCAGGTCGTCGACGGTCGCGTCGGGGTCGTCGATCAACTCGATCGTCGCGTCGATGACCTCCCCCAGATTGTGCGGCGGGATGTTCGTCGACATCCCGACCGCGATCCCGGAGGAGCCGTTCACGAGGAGGTTCGGGAACGCCGCGGGCAACACGTCGGGTTCCTGCAGGCGGTCGTCGTAGTTCGATGAGAAGTCGACCGTGTCCTTGTCGATGTCCTCGAGCAGTTCCTCGGCGAGCGGGGCCATCCGCGCCTCGGTGTATCGCGGCGCGGCGGCGGGGTCGCCGTCCATCGAGCCGAAGTTCCCCTGGCCGTCGACCAGCGGATAGCGCATCGAGAAGTCCTGGGCCAACCGGACCAAGGTGTCGTAGATCGCGCTGTCTCCGTGGGGGTGGTAGTCACCCATCGTCTCTCCGACGATCGAGGAGGACTTGCGGTGGCTGCTCCCGGAGGAGACGCCCATCTCGTGCATCGCATAGAGGATGCGCCGGTGGACGGGCTTGAGCCCGTCGCGGACGTCGGGGAGGGCGCGACCGGCGATGACGCTCATCGCGTAGTCGATGTAACTCTGCTCCATCTCGTTTTCGATACGGACGTTTTCGACTGACCGTGCCTCGACGTCCGTCGGATCGGGTACGTCTGAACTCA is a window encoding:
- the gyrA gene encoding DNA gyrase subunit A — encoded protein: MSSDVPDPTDVEARSVENVRIENEMEQSYIDYAMSVIAGRALPDVRDGLKPVHRRILYAMHEMGVSSGSSHRKSSSIVGETMGDYHPHGDSAIYDTLVRLAQDFSMRYPLVDGQGNFGSMDGDPAAAPRYTEARMAPLAEELLEDIDKDTVDFSSNYDDRLQEPDVLPAAFPNLLVNGSSGIAVGMSTNIPPHNLGEVIDATIELIDDPDATVDDLMAHVKGPDFPTGANIVGRDAIYSAYKTGRGRLRVRAEFEVEEWKSDRERIVITELPFQANKARLVERIAEDVNEGEIEGISDLRDESDRNGVRVVVELKRGANAEVVENKLLENHLERTFGVINLALVDGQPRVLSLKETLAEYISHRREVVRRRSEYDLQEAEDRAHILEGRMTAVENAEDVVELIRNSEDRSAAKAALRDAYDFSEEQATHIVRMQLGSLTSMEAAEIEAEYEDVQVEIERLTAILESEPELLAVIKDELREIKDEYADDRRTSIVEDQGTVTHEDLIPEEEVFVVMTEDDYVKRMPIDGFDPQGRGGKGIIGADVKEDDRVTTVFRANTHDYLLCFTNQGEVYRLKTYEIPEMGRTARGKSAINILDLDPGEDITAIVDTDAFGDDEFVTMVTRHGYVKRTAGEEFDNILSTGIIAADLEEGDELVDVDVTDGSRDLVIATEGGMTIRFDENEVRAMGRNARGVNGIKLQDGDAVAGLVATDEDDGQALLTVTENGYGKRTLLSEYRTQSRYGKGLIDIKTGERNGPVTAVKAVDTDDQLVMMSERGQIVRTRVDEISTVGRNTMGVIVMEVEDGDAVASVDVIPASAVADSDDAVDNSDDADDQN